In Papaver somniferum cultivar HN1 chromosome 1, ASM357369v1, whole genome shotgun sequence, a genomic segment contains:
- the LOC113330626 gene encoding epidermis-specific secreted glycoprotein EP1-like yields MNNSCLSSKTLLLLLFFINATFLSFKTVKALVPSSKTFKYALGSLSGSENDASNLLIPQIANHPFMLGFYPTTPNAYILGLLMGYRLQEDAFPPALKRRVWSANLNRPVSRNATLTFGLDGNLVLAEAGGRIVWQTRTVNKGVVDLKLLSNGNLVLLNRNGGFVWQTFDYPTDTLLNGQALRGDGSNKLVSGSYSMVVDVIVRRQFLTLFFNSKKKNSTERQMLSYHIIDSFGASFKNVTFYVTPVDYSVGGRDFGNQIGLSFLGDPGDRIAWGQTKYNSTLSILQLTRDGNVRVYTYNEKGLYGSEWEETYTYFSLNECSLPEKCGVFGLCSKRQCIACPTSKGLMGWSQKCKPEKLPPCTNTTSSSARLVDYYKIKGMSSSLRRDRRDATDFVEMKIGDCRNKCSADCKCVGFFYRTTEGRCLLANFELYTLTTDPEWDQVQEDYFPIDGYIKFAK; encoded by the coding sequence ATGAACAATTCATGTCTTTCATCGAAAACATTATTACTCTTGTTATTCTTTATCAACGCTACTTtcttaagctttaaaacagttaAAGCCTTGGTTCCTAGTTCTAAAACATTCAAATATGCACTTGGTTCACTATCTGGATCTGAAAATGATGCATCTAATCTACTCATTCCTCAGATTGCAAACCATCCATTTATGCTAGGCTTTTACCCCACAACTCCTAATGCTTACATCCTTGGGTTGTTGATGGGTTACCGTCTTCAAGAAGATGCGTTTCCACCGGCTTTGAAGCGTAGGGTATGGTCAGCTAACCTGAACAGACCCGTCAGCAGGAACGCAACTCTAACTTTTGGTCTTGATGGTAACCTTGTCTTAGCTGAAGCGGGTGGTCGAATTGTTTGGCAAACTCGTACCGTCAACAAAGGTGTCGTAGATCTCAAATTACTCTCAAATGGTAACTTAGTTCTTCTCAACAGAAACGGTGGGTTTGTTTGGCAAACTTTTGATTACCCAACCGATACACTTTTGAATGGTCAAGCCCTGCGTGGTGATGGTTCAAATAAGCTAGTGAGCGGATCGTATAGTATGGTTGTAGATGTCATAGTCAGGAGACAATTTCTTACTCTATTCTTCAACAGCAAGAAGAAGAATTCCACTGAAAGGCAAATGCTGTCTTACCATATTATAGACTCATTTGGTGCTAGTTTCAAAAATGTAACTTTTTATGTTACTCCGGTGGATTATAGTGTTGGTGGCCGTGACTTCGGTAATCAGATAGGGCTATCATTTTTAGGTGACCCAGGTGACAGAATAGCTTGGGGACAAACAAAATACAATAGCACACTTTCAATACTTCAGTTAACACGGGATGGTAACGTTCGTGTGTATACCTATAATGAGAAAGGATTGTATGGTAGCGAGTGGGAGGAAACGTATACCTATTTCTCTTTGAACGAATGTAGTTTGCCAGAAAAATGTGGGGTGTTTGGGCTTTGCTCGAAAAGGCAATGCATTGCTTGTCCTACGTCTAAAGGGCTCATGGGGTGGAGCCAAAAATGTAAACCTGAAAAACTACCTCCTTGCACAAATACGACGTCGTCAAGTGCTAGATTGGTTGACTACTACAAGATCAAGGGTATGTCAAGCTCGTTACGAAGGGATCGCAGAGATGCTACGGATTTTGTAGAAATGAAAATTGGTGACTGCAGGAATAAATGCAGTGCGGATTGCAAATGTGTTGGTTTCTTCTACAGAACTACTGAGGGTAGATGTTTGCTTGCTAATTTTGAACTCTACACCCTGACCACAGACCCGGAGTGGGATCAAGTCCAAGAAGATTATTTTCCAATTGATGGTTATATAAAGTTTGCAAAATAG